The Faecalibacter bovis genome includes the window AAAATAATTTATGGCACGTTCATTAAAAAAAGGACCATTCATCCACTATAAATTAGAAAAGAAAGTTCTTGCTAATGTTGAATCAGGAAGCAAAAACGTTATCAAAACTTGGTCGAGAGCATCAATGATTTCTCCAGATTTCGTAGGTCAAACGATCGCAGTTCACAACGGGAAACAATTTATTCCAGTTTTTGTTACTGAGAATATGGTAGGTCATAAATTAGGTGAGTTCGCTCCAACACGTACTTTTAGAGGTCATGCCGGAGCTAAAAACAAAGGAAAAAAATAGTAAAAGGCCATGGGATCTAGAAAGAGATTAAGTAATGAAAAAATCAAAGAAGCTAAAAAAGAAATAGCTTCTGCGAAATTAAATAATGTTCCTACATCTCCTCGTAAGATGAGATTAGTTACTGATATCATCCGTGGGGTTGAAATTCAAAAAGCTTTAGGTATTTTAAAATACACTAAAAATCACGCATCTATCCGTTTAGAGAAATTGTTATTAAGCGCAATCGCTAACTGGCAAGTTAAAAACGAAGGAGCTGATATTGAAGAAGCTGGTTTATATGTAAAAACTATCTCTGTTGATAGTGCACGCCAATTAAAAAGAATTCGTACTGCACCTCAAGGTAGAGCACACAGAATCAGAAAACGTTCAAACCACGTAACTTTGGTTTTAGGAACTAAGGAAGATAAACAAAAAGTACAAGATTAAGAATATGGGACAAAAGACTAATCCAATCGGAAATCGTTTAGGAATCATCAGAGGATGGGATTCTAACTGGTACGGTGGAAACGACTATGGTGATAAAATTGCTGAAGATGCGAAAATTCGTACTTACTTAAGAGCACGTTTATCTAAAGCCGGAGTTTCTCGTATTTACATTGATCGTACTTTAAAATTAGTTACTGTAACTGTAACTACTGCTCGTCCAGGTATCATTATTGGTAAAGGTGGACAAGAGGTTGATAAATTAAAAGAAGAGTTAAAGAAAATCACTGGTAAAGAGGTTCAAATTAATATCTTCGAAATTAAGAGACCAGAATTAGATGCAATCTTAGTAGGTGATAGTATCGCTCGTCAAATTGAGAATCGTATTTCTTACCGTCGTGCAATTAAAATGGCAATCACTTCTGCAATGAGAATGAACGCTGAAGGTATCAAAGTTCAAATCTCTGGACGTTTAAACGGAGCTGAAATGGCACGTTCTGAAACTTACAAAGATGGACGTATTCCTTTATCTACATTCCGTGCAGATATTGACTACCACATTTCAGAAGCTCACACAACTTACGGTCGTTTAGGGATCAAAGTGTGGATCATGAAAGGAGAGGTATATGGTAAGAGAGAATTATCTCCATTAGTTGGATTACAAAAGAAACAAAAGAAATCTGACAACAGAAAAGGAGGTGAAAGATCTAATAATAGAAAGCGATAATTTAGTTTTAAACTAACATAAAGAATTAAGTAGATATGTTATCACCGAGAAGAGTAAAATTTAGAAAAACCCAAAAAGGTAAGATGAAAGGTGTTTCTCACAGAGGAACAGAATTAGCTTACGGGACTTTCGGGATCAAATCTTTAGACGAAGCGTTTATTACAGCTCGTCAAATCGAGGCAGCTCGTATTGCAGCTACTCGTTTCATGAAGAGAGAGGGTCAATTATGGATTAAAATATTTCCAGATAAACCAATTACTAAGAAACCAGCAGAGGTACGTATGGGTAAAGGTAAAGGTGCTCCAGAATATTGGGTAGCTCCAGTTCAACCAGGACGTATTATTTTCGAAGTAGGAGGTGTGCCATTAGAGGTTGCTACTGAAGCATTGCGTTTAGCGGCTCAGAAATTACCTGTTAAGACTAAGTTTATCGTTGCACGTGATTTCCAAAATTAATTAATTAAAAAAAATTAAGAAAAAATGAAAGCAGCAGATATCAGAAATCTAAGCGTAGAGGAGATTAAAGCTAAATTAGCTGAAGAACAAGCAAACTACGATTCGTTAAAATTAACAAACGCAGTTTCTCCTGTAGGAAATCCAATCGGTATTAGAGACTTACGCAGAACAATTGCACGTCTTCAAACTGTATTAAACGAAAAACAATCATAACAGTAATCTGTAACTGATGGAAAGAAATTTAAGAAAAGAAAGAATTGGTTTAGTTACTTCAAACAAAATGGATAAAACCATTGTAGTAGCTGAAACTAAAAAGCAAAAGCACCCATTCTATGGGAAATTCGTTGTAAAAACGAAAAAATATACAGCGCACGACGAATCTAACGAGTGTAACGAAGGTGACACTGTGCGTATCATGGAAACTCGTCCTTTGTCTAAAAACAAAAGATGGAGATTAGTAGAAATTATTGAAAGAGCTAAATAATATAAGTTATGTTACAACAAGAATCTAGATTAAAAGTTGCAGATAACACAGGAGCTCGTGAAGCATTAGTAATCCGCGTTTTAGGTGGTACTAAGAGAAGATACGCATCAGTTGGTGACAAAATCGTAGTTGCTATTAAAGATGCAACTCCAAACGGAAACGTTAAGAAGGGTGCTGTATCTAAAGCTGTTGTAGTTAGAACTAAGAAAGAAGTTCGTAGAAAAGACGGTTCATATATCCGTTTCGACGATAATGCTTGTGTATTATTAAATACTCAAGGTGAGATGCGTGGTACTCGTGTATTCGGTCCAGTAGCTCGTGAATTACGTGATAAAGAGTATATGAAAATTGTATCATTAGCCCCAGAGGTATTATAATATAACAACATGGCAAAGTTAAAAATTAAAAAAGGAGACAAAGTAGTCGTATTATCAGGTTCTTCTAAAGGACAAACTGGTACTGTGTTACGCGTATTCCCTGACAAAGCTAAAGCTATCGTTGAAGGGGTTAATATTGCAAAAAAACGTGTAAAGCCAAGCGCACAAAATCCACAAGGTGGAGTTGTAGAGAAAGAAGCTCAAATCTATTTATGTAAATTGGCTTTAGTTGATCCAGAAACTGGAAAACCAACGAAAGTTGCTGTCAAAGTTGAAGGTGATAAAAAAGTAAGAATTGCTAAAAAATCAGGTAAAGCTATCTAATCATGAGTACAACTAAATACACACCTCGTCCGCAGGTTAAATATAAAGAAGAGATTGTATCTGCTTTAATGGAAGAGTTTGGATACAAATCTATTATGCAAGTTCCTAAATTAGAGAAAATTGTTTTATCTCAAGGTTTAGGTGCTGCAACAGCTGATAAAAAAATCGTTGATTACGCTATCGAAGAGTTAGAATTAATCACAGGTCAAAAAGCAGTTGGAACTATCTCTAAGAAAGATGAGGCAGCTTTCAAATTACGTAAAGGAATGCCAATTGGGGCAAAAGTTACTTTACGTGGTGAGAAAATGTACGAATTTTTAGAGCGTTTAGTTTCAGCATCTTTACCTCGTGTACGTGACTTTAGCGGTATTTCAGCTACAGGTTTTGATGGTAGAGGTAACTATAACTTAGGTATCAAAGAACAAATCATCTTCCCTGAGATTAATATTGATAAAATCAAGAAAATTCAAGGTTTAGATATTACTTTCGTAACATCTGCTAACACAGATAAGGAAGCTAAATCTTTATTAACTAAGTTCGGTTTACCATTTACTAAAGAAAATTAAGCTATGGCTAAAGAATCAATGAAAGCGCGTGAGCGCAAAAGAGAGGCATTGGTAGCTAAATATGCTGCTAAACGTCAAGCTTTATTAGAAGCTGGTGACTACGATGCTTTACAAAAATTACCTAAAAACGCTTCACCAGTACGTTTACACAACCGTTGTAAATTAACTGGACGTCCAAGAGGATACATGAGAACTTTCGGGATCTCTCGTGTAACTTTCCGTGAGATGGCTAACGAAGGGTTAATCCCAGGTGTTAAAAAAGCTTCTTGGTAATCTACCAATAGTTTTATAAATATAAATCCTTACTCGCAAGAGTAAGGATTTTTTTATTTATACAGTTTTGTATTTTTTTGACTGTAAAACGGTTACTACAAACCAAAATAATTATTTTATTGGTTGATATAGTTTTATTTAAAAAAAAGATATATATTTGCAACCCAAATGCATAGTGCATTTTGGTCAAGTTTAATTTTAAAAGTAGGGCTTTAAGCTCTATACTATAGAATTATTTTATGTATACAGATCCAATTTCAGATTTTCTAACTCGTGTTAGAAATGCAATGATGGCGGGACACAAAGTTGTTGAAATCCCAGCATCAAAAATTAAAAAAGAGATCACTAAGATCTTATTTGAACAAGGTTACATCTTAAACTACAAATTTGAAGGACAAGATCAACCTCAAGGAACAATCAAAATCGCTTTAAAGTACGACAAAGTATCTAAAGAGCCAGCTATTCGTAAAATCAAGAGAGCTTCTACTCCAGGTTTACGTCAGTACGCAGGAGCAAAAGAATTACCTCGTGTATTAAACGGTTTAGGTATTGCTATTGTTTCTACTTCTAAAGGAGTAATGACTGACAAACAAGCTCGTCAAGAGAATGTAGGTGGTGAGGTATTATGTTTTGTTTACTAATATTTAAAAGCAAGTAATTATGTCAAGAATAGGAAAAGCAACAATAAATATCCCAACTTCTGCAACTGTAGAATTTGCTAACAATGTTGTAACTGTAAAAGGAAACAATATTGAGATGACTCAAACTTTAAAACAAGGATTCGAAGTTACTATCGAGGAAGGAGTTTTATCAGTAGTTCGTCCATCTGATTCTAAAGAAGATAGATCTTTACACGGATTATACCGCGCATTAATCAATAACATGATTATCGGTGTAACTGAAGGATTCAAAAAACAATTAGAATTAGTAGGGGTTGGATACAGAGCATCAAACCAAGGTCAGAAATTAGATTTATCTTTAGGTTTCTCTCACAACATCTTAATGGAAATTCCTGCTGAAGTAAAAGTTGAAACTTTAACTGAAAAAGGTAAAAACCCAATCATTACATTATCTTCTCACGACAACCAATTATTAGGTATGATCGTTGCGAAAATTAGAGGTTTCCGTAAGCCAGAACCATACAAAGGAAAAGGTATCAAGTTCGTAGGAGAAATTATTAGAAGAAAAGCAGGTAAATCTGCATAAAAATCATTGAAAAATGGCATTATCTAAGACAGAAAAAAGACAAAAAATAAAAAGACGCGTTCGTCGTAATATTTTTGGTACAGCTGAAAAACCTCGTTTATCAGTTTACCGTTCAAACAAAGAAATTTACGCTCAAATCATCGACGATAACTCAGGTGTAACTTTAGCTTCAGCTTCATCTCGTGAAGCAGGTGTTGAAGGAGCAAAAACTGAACAATCAACAACTGTTGGTAAAGCTTTAGCTGCGAAAGCAATCGCTAAAGGAATTGAAACTGTTGTTTTTGATCGTAACGGTTTCGTATATCATGGTAGAATCAAAGCTTTAGCTGAAGGTGCTAGAGAAGGTGGTTTAAAATTCTAAAAAAAGAAAAGAAATTATGTTAGGATTTAAAAACGTAGAAAGAGTAAAACCAACAGGTTTAGATTTAAAAGATCGTTTAGTTGGAGTTCAACGTGTTACTAAAGTAACAAAAGGAGGTAGAGCATTTGGTTTCTCTGCAATCGTAGTTGTAGGAGATGGTAACGGAGTAGTAGGTTACGGTTTAGGTAAATCTAAAGATGTAGCTTCAGCTATCGCTAAAGCAATCGAAGACGCTAAGAAAAACTTAGTACGTATTCCATTAGCAGGTAACACAATCCCTCACGAACAAGAAGCTCGTTTCGGTGGTGCGCAAGTATTCATCCGTCCAGCAGCAAAAGGTACTGGGGTAATTGCAGGTGGAACTGTACGTGCGGTATTAGAATCAGTAGGTGTTAAAGATGTATTATCTAAATCTAAAGGTTCTTCTAACCCTCACAATGCGGTTAAAGCATCTATGCGTACTTTATTAAGTTTACGTTCAGCTGAAACTATCGCTCGTCAAAGAGGTATTTCTGTAAGTAAAGTGTTCAACGGTCAATAATTATTATCATGAAAGTAAGAGTAAAACAAACACGTAGTGCTATCAACCGTGATAAATCACAAAAAGCAACTTTAGTAGCTTTAGGATTAAAGAAGTTGAATCAAGTAGTTGAACACGAATCTACACCTCAAATTGAAGGGATGATCCGTAAAATTCAACACTTAGTAGTTGTAGAAAGAGCTTAATCGCTTTAACCTTTTAAAACATTTTTAAAAATGAATTTAAGTAATTTAAAACCAGCAGCTGGTTCAGTAAAAAATAAATTCCGTAAAGGTAGAGGTGAAGGTAGTGGAAACGGTTTAACTGCAGGTCGTGGACACAAAGGTGCTAAATCTCGTTCTGGTTATTCAAGAAAAATCGGATTCGAGGGTGGACAAATGCCTTTACAAAGACGTTTACCAAAATTTGGTTTCAAAAACATCAACCGTGTTGAGTACAAAGGAATCAATTTAGATACTATCCAAACTTTAGTTGATAACAACAAAATTACGGATACATTAAACAAAGAAACTTTAGTAGAGTTAGGATTAGCTCACAAAAACGACTTAGTTAAAATCTTAGGTCGTGGTGAATTAACTGCTGCTGTTACTATTACTGCTGATAAATTTACTCAAACAGCTCAAGAAGCTATTGAGAAAGTTGGTGGTAAAGTTGAATTAATTAACGCTAAGTAATATTTTTTTATAGATGAAAGGGTTTATTCAGACCATAAAAAATATCTGGAGCATAAAAGAATTAAAGGAAAAGTTATTATTAACTTTTCTTTTAATTCTGGTTTATAGATTTGGTTCTTATATTCCGCTTCCAGGTGTCGATATTAACGAAGTAAATCGTTATGTTGCAGACCAAGCAAGTGCAAGTTCTGGAATTTTAGGATTATTAAACTCTTTTACCGGAGGTTCTTTTAGTAGAGCTTCCGTTTTGGCGTTAGGTATAATGCCATATATCTCTGCATCAATTGTAGTGCAATTAATGGGATTAGCTGTACCTTATATACAAAAACTACAAAAAGAGGGGGAAAGCGGTAGAAACAAAGTAAATCAAATTACTCGTTGGTTAACAATCGGGATCTGTTTAGTACAGGCACCAGCTTATCTAACATTAGTTACATCGCAAATTTTACCTTATGACCCTTCATCACAGTATGCATTTTATTTAGTTCCACCATCGAACTTTTGGTTCTGGTTTCCTTCAGTAATCATTTTAATTACAGGAACAGTCTTTTCGATGTGGATGGGAGAAAAAATTACAGACAAGGGAATTGGTAACGGGATTTCAATCTTAATTATGGTTGGTATCTTAGCTGATTTACCTCGTGCTATTTTAAATGCATTCGAAACTGATGCAAGTGGAGGAATCTTCTTCTTGTTAGAAATGTTAGGTTTAATCATTGTTATTGCATTATGTATTATGATTGTTGCAGCTGTGCGTAAAGTACCTGTACAATACGTAAGAAGAGCTCAAACATCAAGTAGTTCGTATATGAGATCTGTTACAGATTCTGTACGTTCTTACATTCCTTTAAAAGTGAATGCTGCTGGTGTAATGCCTATTATCTTTGCACAAGCAATTATGTTTTTACCTGGTACGCTAGCAAGTTATGTTTTAGAGGACGACAGTGCACTAAAACAATTTTTTACCAAAATGGCAGATCCATTTACGTTAGAGTATAATTTAATCTTCGGATTCTTAATTATTATCTTCACATATTTCTATACAGCGATTACAATTCCTGTAAACCAAATGGCTGAAGACCTTAAACGTAACGGGGGAATTATCCCAGGAATCCGCCCAGGTAAAGAAACTGCAGATTTTTTAGATGAAATTTTATCAAAAATTACGTTACCTGGAGCAATTTTATTAACTTTGCTTGCTGTTTTACCAGCGATCGTAAAATTATTAGGTGTTGATCAAAATTTAGCTATGTTCTTCGGAGGTACATCAATGTTAATTATGGTTGGTGTTATTCTTGATACTGTGCAACAAATCAATACATATTTATTAAATCGTCGCTACGATGGATTAATGTCATCAGGTAGAACGTCAAGTGATATGGCTTAATTTATATAAAAAATGGCTAAAACAAAACATATAGAACAAGACGGAACTATTACAGAATCATTGTCAAATGCAATGTTCCGTGTTGAATTAGAAAATGGGCATGTCGTGACATGTAATATTTCTGGTAAGATGCGTATGCACTATATTAAATTATTACCAGGAGACCGAGTGAAAATCGAGATGTCTCCGTATGATTTAAGTAAAGGGCGCATTTCATATCGTTACTAATAAATTAAAGATATTAATAATGACTGGAGATAGAGTTAATAGGCGATATTAGCTCTATCGGATTATAGATAAATTTTATAAAGATGAAAATTAGAGCATCCATTAAAAAGAGAAGCGCTGACTGTAAAATTGTACGTCGTAAAGGACGTTTGTATGTGATCAACAAAAAGAATCCTAAGTTTAAACAAAGACAAGGTTAATTATTTAGAATTATGGCAAGAATTTCAGGTGTAGATTTACCTAAAAACAAAAGAGGGGTAATCGGACTTACATA containing:
- the rpsS gene encoding 30S ribosomal protein S19 — protein: MARSLKKGPFIHYKLEKKVLANVESGSKNVIKTWSRASMISPDFVGQTIAVHNGKQFIPVFVTENMVGHKLGEFAPTRTFRGHAGAKNKGKK
- the rplV gene encoding 50S ribosomal protein L22: MGSRKRLSNEKIKEAKKEIASAKLNNVPTSPRKMRLVTDIIRGVEIQKALGILKYTKNHASIRLEKLLLSAIANWQVKNEGADIEEAGLYVKTISVDSARQLKRIRTAPQGRAHRIRKRSNHVTLVLGTKEDKQKVQD
- the rpsC gene encoding 30S ribosomal protein S3; translation: MGQKTNPIGNRLGIIRGWDSNWYGGNDYGDKIAEDAKIRTYLRARLSKAGVSRIYIDRTLKLVTVTVTTARPGIIIGKGGQEVDKLKEELKKITGKEVQINIFEIKRPELDAILVGDSIARQIENRISYRRAIKMAITSAMRMNAEGIKVQISGRLNGAEMARSETYKDGRIPLSTFRADIDYHISEAHTTYGRLGIKVWIMKGEVYGKRELSPLVGLQKKQKKSDNRKGGERSNNRKR
- the rplP gene encoding 50S ribosomal protein L16 — translated: MLSPRRVKFRKTQKGKMKGVSHRGTELAYGTFGIKSLDEAFITARQIEAARIAATRFMKREGQLWIKIFPDKPITKKPAEVRMGKGKGAPEYWVAPVQPGRIIFEVGGVPLEVATEALRLAAQKLPVKTKFIVARDFQN
- the rpmC gene encoding 50S ribosomal protein L29, with translation MKAADIRNLSVEEIKAKLAEEQANYDSLKLTNAVSPVGNPIGIRDLRRTIARLQTVLNEKQS
- the rpsQ gene encoding 30S ribosomal protein S17 yields the protein MERNLRKERIGLVTSNKMDKTIVVAETKKQKHPFYGKFVVKTKKYTAHDESNECNEGDTVRIMETRPLSKNKRWRLVEIIERAK
- the rplN gene encoding 50S ribosomal protein L14, coding for MLQQESRLKVADNTGAREALVIRVLGGTKRRYASVGDKIVVAIKDATPNGNVKKGAVSKAVVVRTKKEVRRKDGSYIRFDDNACVLLNTQGEMRGTRVFGPVARELRDKEYMKIVSLAPEVL
- the rplX gene encoding 50S ribosomal protein L24 → MAKLKIKKGDKVVVLSGSSKGQTGTVLRVFPDKAKAIVEGVNIAKKRVKPSAQNPQGGVVEKEAQIYLCKLALVDPETGKPTKVAVKVEGDKKVRIAKKSGKAI
- the rplE gene encoding 50S ribosomal protein L5, with the protein product MSTTKYTPRPQVKYKEEIVSALMEEFGYKSIMQVPKLEKIVLSQGLGAATADKKIVDYAIEELELITGQKAVGTISKKDEAAFKLRKGMPIGAKVTLRGEKMYEFLERLVSASLPRVRDFSGISATGFDGRGNYNLGIKEQIIFPEINIDKIKKIQGLDITFVTSANTDKEAKSLLTKFGLPFTKEN
- the rpsN gene encoding 30S ribosomal protein S14; amino-acid sequence: MAKESMKARERKREALVAKYAAKRQALLEAGDYDALQKLPKNASPVRLHNRCKLTGRPRGYMRTFGISRVTFREMANEGLIPGVKKASW
- the rpsH gene encoding 30S ribosomal protein S8, with translation MYTDPISDFLTRVRNAMMAGHKVVEIPASKIKKEITKILFEQGYILNYKFEGQDQPQGTIKIALKYDKVSKEPAIRKIKRASTPGLRQYAGAKELPRVLNGLGIAIVSTSKGVMTDKQARQENVGGEVLCFVY
- the rplF gene encoding 50S ribosomal protein L6 produces the protein MSRIGKATINIPTSATVEFANNVVTVKGNNIEMTQTLKQGFEVTIEEGVLSVVRPSDSKEDRSLHGLYRALINNMIIGVTEGFKKQLELVGVGYRASNQGQKLDLSLGFSHNILMEIPAEVKVETLTEKGKNPIITLSSHDNQLLGMIVAKIRGFRKPEPYKGKGIKFVGEIIRRKAGKSA
- the rplR gene encoding 50S ribosomal protein L18, with the translated sequence MALSKTEKRQKIKRRVRRNIFGTAEKPRLSVYRSNKEIYAQIIDDNSGVTLASASSREAGVEGAKTEQSTTVGKALAAKAIAKGIETVVFDRNGFVYHGRIKALAEGAREGGLKF
- the rpsE gene encoding 30S ribosomal protein S5 — protein: MLGFKNVERVKPTGLDLKDRLVGVQRVTKVTKGGRAFGFSAIVVVGDGNGVVGYGLGKSKDVASAIAKAIEDAKKNLVRIPLAGNTIPHEQEARFGGAQVFIRPAAKGTGVIAGGTVRAVLESVGVKDVLSKSKGSSNPHNAVKASMRTLLSLRSAETIARQRGISVSKVFNGQ
- the rpmD gene encoding 50S ribosomal protein L30, whose translation is MKVRVKQTRSAINRDKSQKATLVALGLKKLNQVVEHESTPQIEGMIRKIQHLVVVERA
- the rplO gene encoding 50S ribosomal protein L15, whose protein sequence is MNLSNLKPAAGSVKNKFRKGRGEGSGNGLTAGRGHKGAKSRSGYSRKIGFEGGQMPLQRRLPKFGFKNINRVEYKGINLDTIQTLVDNNKITDTLNKETLVELGLAHKNDLVKILGRGELTAAVTITADKFTQTAQEAIEKVGGKVELINAK
- the secY gene encoding preprotein translocase subunit SecY, translating into MKGFIQTIKNIWSIKELKEKLLLTFLLILVYRFGSYIPLPGVDINEVNRYVADQASASSGILGLLNSFTGGSFSRASVLALGIMPYISASIVVQLMGLAVPYIQKLQKEGESGRNKVNQITRWLTIGICLVQAPAYLTLVTSQILPYDPSSQYAFYLVPPSNFWFWFPSVIILITGTVFSMWMGEKITDKGIGNGISILIMVGILADLPRAILNAFETDASGGIFFLLEMLGLIIVIALCIMIVAAVRKVPVQYVRRAQTSSSSYMRSVTDSVRSYIPLKVNAAGVMPIIFAQAIMFLPGTLASYVLEDDSALKQFFTKMADPFTLEYNLIFGFLIIIFTYFYTAITIPVNQMAEDLKRNGGIIPGIRPGKETADFLDEILSKITLPGAILLTLLAVLPAIVKLLGVDQNLAMFFGGTSMLIMVGVILDTVQQINTYLLNRRYDGLMSSGRTSSDMA
- the infA gene encoding translation initiation factor IF-1; translated protein: MAKTKHIEQDGTITESLSNAMFRVELENGHVVTCNISGKMRMHYIKLLPGDRVKIEMSPYDLSKGRISYRY
- the ykgO gene encoding type B 50S ribosomal protein L36 gives rise to the protein MKIRASIKKRSADCKIVRRKGRLYVINKKNPKFKQRQG